The following are from one region of the Patescibacteria group bacterium genome:
- a CDS encoding uridine monophosphate kinase yields the protein MKLHWKRILLKLSGEAMGGKGQLGLDIDALNYIAREIKSIHSLGCRIGIVIGGGNFIRGQKLAQIGIDRTTADYMGMLGTAINALALQDVLERAGMYTRVLSSLSMIQISEPFIRRKALRHLEKGRIVIFSCGTGNPYFSTDTAAALRASEINAQAILKATNVRGIFQEDPKLNAKAKFLPEIDALNMLKKG from the coding sequence ATGAAACTACACTGGAAAAGAATCCTTCTCAAGCTTTCGGGTGAAGCTATGGGCGGCAAGGGCCAACTTGGGCTGGATATCGATGCGCTCAATTATATCGCTCGAGAAATTAAGTCTATCCACTCCCTAGGATGTAGAATAGGCATTGTCATTGGAGGAGGGAATTTCATCCGCGGACAGAAACTTGCGCAGATCGGCATCGATCGCACAACAGCAGATTACATGGGTATGCTTGGAACAGCGATCAATGCACTTGCGCTCCAGGATGTGCTCGAGCGTGCGGGTATGTATACGCGCGTCCTTTCGTCGCTTTCCATGATTCAGATTTCAGAGCCATTCATACGGCGTAAAGCACTGCGGCATTTGGAGAAGGGGAGAATTGTGATTTTTTCATGCGGTACGGGAAACCCCTATTTTTCCACTGATACCGCTGCTGCTCTGCGTGCATCAGAAATCAACGCCCAGGCCATCCTCAAGGCGACGAACGTGCGAGGGATTTTTCAGGAAGATCCAAAGCTGAATGCAAAGGCAAAATTCCTTCCGGAAATCGATGCGCTCAACATGCTTAAGAAGGG
- a CDS encoding MFS transporter: protein MSRRVIETKAIFYTLSFLSMYGMGFVGATYATFLTSYGLDRLAMNIVNVFFMITLFMGELPTGAIADVFGRKTACVLAFSIRATGMVIYGFSHSFWAFVLAEVIAGIGLTFENGALQAWAVDRLKHSGGHDAIDVIYQRKAQMKLLGAMAGGICGSLVSMHGLSLPWFWGAGILYCTSILVFVVMKEEYFEPKKYSWTDGFKAFRNTIVEGLHFGLKSPVIQFLFIANAVFLFATQAPNMFWQLYFKPAIHAQYQYGFIHFTALAAMFAGSTYAFRIAKWIGCEQRAILVSFVFTGIWLGLAGLIPLIGISLPAFILHELGRGLFDPIKDKYLNANIPSEKRATLDSLQSTTRHIGSITGLLVSGIIATTMSDGASWMISGIVLIVGGLAVYVRIRVRETNGTS from the coding sequence ATGAGTAGACGAGTGATTGAAACAAAAGCAATCTTCTACACGCTATCTTTTCTCTCAATGTATGGCATGGGGTTTGTTGGCGCGACTTATGCAACATTCCTGACTTCCTATGGACTCGACCGGCTTGCCATGAATATTGTGAATGTCTTCTTTATGATCACGCTGTTCATGGGAGAATTGCCCACCGGTGCAATCGCCGATGTATTCGGCAGAAAAACTGCTTGCGTTCTTGCGTTCAGCATTCGAGCAACAGGCATGGTTATCTACGGCTTTTCCCATTCATTCTGGGCGTTTGTCCTTGCGGAAGTGATCGCAGGTATTGGACTGACATTCGAAAATGGTGCGCTACAAGCATGGGCAGTTGACCGACTAAAGCATTCGGGAGGACATGATGCAATTGATGTCATCTACCAGCGTAAGGCACAGATGAAATTACTTGGAGCTATGGCAGGCGGTATATGCGGCAGTCTCGTGAGTATGCATGGCCTATCACTCCCATGGTTTTGGGGAGCAGGCATTCTGTATTGCACCAGCATCTTAGTCTTTGTGGTTATGAAGGAAGAATACTTTGAGCCAAAGAAATACTCATGGACAGATGGCTTCAAAGCATTCAGAAATACCATCGTTGAGGGCTTGCATTTTGGCTTGAAGAGTCCTGTGATCCAATTCCTCTTCATTGCCAATGCGGTATTCCTCTTTGCTACACAGGCGCCAAATATGTTTTGGCAGCTGTATTTTAAGCCAGCAATCCATGCACAGTATCAGTACGGGTTCATTCACTTTACTGCGCTTGCGGCAATGTTTGCAGGTTCTACCTATGCTTTCCGAATTGCCAAGTGGATCGGCTGTGAACAGCGGGCGATTCTGGTGTCGTTTGTTTTTACGGGTATATGGCTTGGATTGGCAGGGCTTATCCCATTGATTGGCATAAGTTTGCCTGCATTCATCTTGCACGAGCTTGGGCGGGGTTTATTTGATCCTATTAAGGATAAATATCTCAATGCAAACATCCCATCAGAAAAACGCGCAACCCTCGACTCACTTCAGTCGACAACGAGGCATATCGGATCTATTACAGGACTATTGGTTAGCGGCATTATTGCAACGACAATGTCGGATGGTGCATCATGGATGATTTCAGGCATAGTGTTGATAGTTGGCGGACTTGCCGTCTATGTGCGCATCAGAGTGCGCGAAACAAATGGGACATCTTAG
- the pth gene encoding aminoacyl-tRNA hydrolase: MKFLFGLGNPGTQYNGTRHNAGFAVVDAAVAKWLNHEAFTLVGAEKKKSYESWEFRCHGISCKESERLYCIKPLTYMNKSGDVVSEWLRYAPGEVQPSTDLWVIHDELDILLGKFKIDQNSSSAGHNGVQSIIDVLGTTAFVRFRIGIRLVEAQREPTADFVLKPFTPAERGAMEVCIPQVIDALEISLTEGISRAQQKYHQKEKSSERSLSA; the protein is encoded by the coding sequence ATGAAATTTCTTTTTGGACTTGGAAATCCAGGCACGCAGTATAATGGTACTCGTCACAATGCCGGATTTGCGGTTGTGGACGCCGCCGTTGCGAAATGGCTCAATCATGAGGCCTTTACGCTTGTGGGAGCGGAGAAAAAGAAATCCTACGAATCTTGGGAGTTTCGATGCCATGGGATATCGTGCAAGGAATCTGAGCGGTTGTATTGCATTAAGCCACTTACCTACATGAATAAATCCGGGGATGTAGTCAGTGAATGGTTGCGCTATGCGCCTGGAGAGGTACAACCATCAACTGATCTCTGGGTTATCCACGATGAACTTGATATCCTTCTTGGAAAATTTAAAATCGATCAGAATAGTTCCTCGGCTGGGCATAATGGCGTACAGAGTATCATTGATGTGCTTGGCACTACGGCATTCGTGCGTTTTCGTATTGGCATACGGCTGGTTGAAGCTCAAAGAGAACCAACGGCAGATTTTGTTTTGAAGCCATTTACCCCCGCTGAACGGGGAGCGATGGAGGTGTGTATTCCACAGGTTATTGATGCGCTCGAAATATCGCTTACGGAAGGGATTAGTCGGGCGCAACAGAAATACCATCAAAAAGAAAAGTCTTCGGAACGCTCTTTGTCAGCGTGA
- the der gene encoding ribosome biogenesis GTPase Der, translated as MKGALSKEYESLPKVALVGRTNVGKSTLFNRLIGEQKAVVAPVPGTTRDSNFGICTWRGRQFVVVDTGGYDPKPKTDIDTQTQKQLGRIIKDADIVLFVVDGQEGITVDDNQFLRNLRKATKRPIIAVGNKVDKISQVSGLYDQTFLRLGLGAPIPVSAASGLGVGDLLDIVMAHFVPEEKEQEASETKPIKIAIIGRTNVGKSSLVNGMLGEERVIVSPIAHTTREPQDTHIEYKGIPLVIVDTVGMRKKGKVRSIIDREGLLRSIKSIKKADVVILILDASVTATTQERKLLQIAIDVGAGIMLIINKWDLVEDKNPKTILSYERYFREKFSFVPWAPMLFVSALAEQRVSKILDMILAIQTEREKLLEQKDCTVFLKQMIKRQPPQILRNRKKPVIFGFKQTGTCPPRFCLSVNEPDSFSYAYLRFLENRLRELFGFAGTAVVIYTEQRRRHV; from the coding sequence ATGAAGGGAGCATTATCCAAAGAATACGAATCATTGCCAAAAGTCGCGCTTGTTGGCAGAACCAACGTTGGCAAGTCAACGCTTTTTAATCGTTTAATCGGCGAACAAAAGGCAGTAGTTGCTCCTGTGCCCGGCACCACGCGTGATAGTAATTTTGGCATATGTACTTGGCGGGGTAGGCAGTTTGTTGTTGTAGACACGGGCGGCTATGATCCAAAGCCCAAAACAGATATTGATACACAGACCCAAAAACAGCTTGGCCGAATTATCAAGGATGCGGATATCGTATTGTTTGTGGTTGATGGACAAGAGGGAATTACCGTTGATGATAACCAGTTTTTGCGCAATCTACGAAAAGCCACGAAAAGGCCTATTATTGCTGTCGGCAATAAAGTCGACAAGATTTCTCAGGTTTCGGGTCTCTATGATCAGACATTCTTACGGCTTGGTTTAGGAGCACCTATTCCCGTATCTGCCGCCAGTGGATTGGGAGTTGGCGATTTATTGGATATTGTCATGGCACACTTTGTCCCGGAAGAAAAAGAACAAGAAGCGTCTGAGACGAAGCCGATTAAAATTGCAATTATCGGCAGGACAAATGTCGGCAAATCCTCATTGGTGAATGGAATGCTTGGCGAGGAGCGTGTGATCGTGAGTCCCATAGCGCATACAACTCGCGAACCTCAAGATACGCATATTGAGTATAAGGGCATACCATTGGTGATTGTCGACACGGTCGGCATGCGCAAAAAGGGAAAGGTACGTTCGATCATCGATCGCGAGGGTTTATTACGAAGTATTAAGAGCATAAAAAAAGCAGATGTTGTCATACTTATTTTGGATGCAAGCGTTACAGCGACTACTCAAGAAAGGAAATTATTGCAAATTGCAATCGATGTTGGCGCGGGCATCATGCTCATTATCAATAAGTGGGATCTTGTGGAAGATAAAAATCCAAAAACAATTCTATCGTACGAACGGTATTTCAGGGAAAAGTTTTCCTTTGTGCCATGGGCGCCGATGCTTTTCGTCTCTGCACTGGCGGAACAGCGGGTTTCCAAAATCCTCGATATGATACTTGCGATTCAAACTGAGAGAGAAAAACTTCTAGAGCAGAAAGATTGTACAGTGTTTCTCAAGCAAATGATCAAACGCCAGCCTCCGCAGATTCTTCGCAACAGAAAAAAGCCAGTCATATTCGGCTTCAAACAAACAGGCACGTGCCCGCCACGGTTTTGTTTGAGTGTGAATGAGCCGGATAGTTTTAGCTATGCCTATTTGCGTTTTTTGGAAAATCGACTCCGAGAGTTATTTGGGTTTGCAGGTACGGCTGTCGTTATTTATACTGAGCAGAGGAGGCGGCATGTATGA